A window of the Chloroflexus sp. Y-396-1 genome harbors these coding sequences:
- a CDS encoding UDP-N-acetylmuramoyl-L-alanyl-D-glutamate--2,6-diaminopimelate ligase gives MTKSLASLLVGLGEYQLVGDSQLPIQALTYDSRRVRPGSLFVAIRGQHSDGHQFIEQAIAQGASAVVVDRRYWVGSSQLEVPVVVVADSRVALAPLAAALYDYPGRDMTTIGITGTKGKSTTTDITAQLLTAAGRRVGMINTVDFQIGSRRWPNDTRQSTPEAPEVQALLREMVRDGCDTAVIEATSHALSPRWGRLVGCAFAVAVMLNIGHEHLDYHGSFEQYRADKAQLFALLAERSGQRWAIVNADDPNHHYFLAAAPADAVQLRYALHTPAEVQGAIVRSEPTRSVLRVSSPWGDAEVTVPLPGRFNASNALAALTVALSQGVPLDTAATALAGVRAPRGRMVAVDAGQPFSVIVDYAHNPESFEQIFAMLRPQVRGRMIAVFGSAGERDVAKRAMQGEIAGRMCDLLVLTDEDPRGEDREAIIAQIAAGAERAGKRAGSGYLCIPDRAQAIRAALAAAQPGDMVLLLGKGHEGSIIYADHSIPWNEEEVARQALAELGYGSAHG, from the coding sequence GTGACAAAATCTCTTGCCAGTCTCCTGGTTGGTCTCGGTGAATATCAGCTTGTGGGCGATTCGCAATTACCGATACAGGCGCTCACCTACGATTCGCGTCGGGTCAGGCCGGGTAGCCTGTTTGTGGCTATTCGTGGTCAGCACAGCGATGGTCACCAGTTTATTGAACAGGCTATTGCCCAGGGGGCGAGTGCGGTAGTGGTTGATCGTCGCTATTGGGTTGGGTCGAGCCAGCTTGAAGTACCCGTCGTTGTCGTTGCCGATAGTCGGGTTGCGCTGGCTCCGTTGGCGGCTGCATTGTACGATTATCCCGGTCGAGACATGACCACGATTGGGATCACCGGCACGAAAGGGAAAAGTACGACGACCGATATAACGGCTCAGCTCCTAACCGCTGCCGGGCGGAGAGTCGGGATGATCAATACAGTCGATTTCCAGATAGGATCGCGCCGATGGCCTAACGATACACGCCAGAGTACACCAGAGGCGCCAGAGGTGCAGGCTCTGCTCCGTGAGATGGTGCGTGATGGTTGTGATACGGCTGTTATTGAGGCTACCTCGCATGCGCTCTCCCCGCGATGGGGGCGTCTGGTCGGTTGTGCTTTTGCTGTGGCCGTGATGCTCAATATTGGTCACGAGCATCTTGATTACCACGGTTCATTTGAACAGTATCGGGCCGATAAGGCGCAACTCTTTGCTCTACTTGCCGAGCGTTCTGGTCAACGGTGGGCAATTGTAAATGCCGATGATCCCAATCATCACTATTTTCTCGCCGCAGCTCCGGCTGATGCGGTACAATTACGGTATGCACTCCATACCCCAGCAGAGGTGCAGGGAGCCATTGTCCGTAGTGAACCAACTCGTAGTGTTTTGCGGGTATCTTCACCATGGGGGGACGCGGAAGTCACTGTACCGCTGCCCGGTCGATTTAACGCTAGTAATGCACTGGCAGCGCTGACGGTCGCTCTCTCGCAGGGAGTTCCGCTTGATACGGCCGCTACCGCTCTTGCCGGTGTACGAGCGCCACGAGGTCGGATGGTAGCAGTTGATGCCGGACAACCGTTTTCGGTCATCGTTGATTATGCGCACAATCCTGAATCCTTTGAACAGATTTTTGCAATGTTGCGGCCCCAGGTACGCGGGCGAATGATCGCTGTGTTCGGAAGCGCTGGCGAGCGTGACGTTGCTAAACGTGCTATGCAGGGTGAAATTGCCGGTCGGATGTGTGATTTGCTCGTTCTTACCGACGAGGATCCTCGTGGTGAGGATCGCGAAGCAATCATCGCCCAGATTGCGGCTGGCGCCGAGCGGGCTGGTAAACGGGCGGGCAGTGGCTACCTCTGCATTCCTGATCGGGCACAGGCGATACGGGCAGCATTAGCTGCTGCACAACCCGGCGACATGGTGTTGTTGTTGGGTAAAGGTCACGAGGGCAGCATTATCTACGCCGATCATTCTATTCCGTGGAATGAAGAGGAAGTGGCACGGCAGGCGCTGGCCGAGCTGGGATATGGGAGCGCGCATGGTTGA
- a CDS encoding peptidoglycan bridge formation glycyltransferase FemA/FemB family protein has translation MRDRWRVDVPSSVRWDAFVATHPQGSFLQASPWGAMKAQFGWYCRRLAVFDSTGAILAGAQVLFRRSFGLAFGYTPRGPLLSGDPTVDELLLQALRKVGRQMAAIMIRFEPNISERDPQAAELRAWFDHCRLVVADTIQPRSTVLLDLQAPASALFAACSKGHRADIRRAERLGVTVRVGDEADLAPFYNIMRATGERAAFSIHSADYYATVWRLHQPNARLFIAETQATPVAAHLILADARYGYYLYGGSTTEGLRSGANHLLAWHALHWARERGCIGYDFWGIPDALGQAAFADDEAIRTALEHTAQQDPLIGVYRFKKGFGGRIVRFMPAFDFVLLPPLYPLARQKIGG, from the coding sequence ATGAGGGACCGGTGGCGGGTTGATGTACCATCTTCCGTGCGGTGGGATGCGTTTGTTGCCACTCATCCGCAGGGGAGTTTCTTGCAAGCCAGCCCGTGGGGGGCGATGAAAGCGCAGTTTGGCTGGTATTGTCGGCGCTTAGCAGTCTTCGACTCAACCGGTGCCATCCTGGCCGGGGCACAGGTGCTCTTTCGGCGCTCTTTTGGTCTGGCTTTTGGCTATACGCCACGCGGCCCTCTCCTTTCTGGCGATCCGACCGTTGATGAATTGTTGTTGCAGGCGTTACGAAAAGTAGGCCGACAAATGGCGGCAATTATGATCCGCTTCGAGCCAAACATCAGCGAACGCGACCCGCAGGCCGCCGAATTACGGGCCTGGTTCGATCATTGCCGTCTCGTGGTCGCCGATACTATCCAACCGCGCAGTACAGTGTTGCTCGATCTCCAGGCCCCAGCATCGGCCCTCTTCGCTGCTTGCTCAAAAGGTCATCGGGCCGATATTCGGCGCGCTGAACGGCTCGGGGTAACCGTGCGGGTAGGTGATGAGGCCGATCTCGCTCCGTTTTACAATATTATGCGGGCGACCGGTGAGCGTGCAGCATTCAGTATTCATAGTGCTGACTACTATGCAACAGTATGGCGATTGCATCAACCAAACGCCCGTCTTTTCATTGCTGAAACCCAAGCGACGCCAGTAGCAGCACACCTGATCCTAGCTGATGCGCGTTACGGTTATTACCTCTACGGTGGTTCGACGACGGAGGGATTGCGGAGTGGCGCCAATCATTTGCTGGCATGGCATGCACTGCACTGGGCTCGCGAGCGCGGTTGCATCGGTTATGATTTTTGGGGTATCCCTGATGCGCTCGGCCAGGCAGCATTTGCCGACGATGAAGCGATACGCACAGCGCTTGAACACACTGCCCAGCAGGACCCACTGATAGGTGTGTATCGTTTCAAGAAAGGCTTTGGTGGCCGGATTGTTCGTTTCATGCCTGCCTTCGATTTCGTGCTGCTTCCACCACTGTATCCCCTGGCAAGGCAGAAGATTGGAGGATAG
- a CDS encoding PIG-L deacetylase family protein: MALVTDQATALPDGYCHIVLSPHLDDAALSCGGFIARMTAAGERVLVVNVCSGLPSARTGFSSFAQSLHERWALPPSSVVAYRRVEDAAALGVLGADALLLPELDAIYRCPDVYADEVSLFATPATGDPLTDAVVRLTTTLVKRYPRAAFYVPLAVGMHVDHQLVFAGATSVLQAADVRYGYYEDFPYARQPLAVEQRLAMIGREHYAPRYVPLDEALLQVKITAISAYSSQLNVLFGGAAAMPAAVTEYAARIAFPAMRYAERQWVRI; this comes from the coding sequence ATGGCACTTGTTACCGATCAGGCCACGGCATTGCCTGATGGCTATTGCCACATTGTGTTGTCGCCGCATCTTGATGATGCGGCGCTTTCCTGTGGCGGTTTTATTGCTCGTATGACGGCGGCTGGCGAACGAGTGCTGGTTGTCAATGTCTGTAGTGGTTTGCCGTCTGCTCGCACGGGATTCAGTTCATTTGCACAATCGCTTCACGAACGATGGGCATTGCCGCCATCATCTGTCGTGGCCTATCGTCGGGTTGAAGATGCCGCTGCGCTTGGTGTGCTTGGCGCCGATGCGCTGTTGTTGCCTGAGCTTGATGCAATTTATCGCTGTCCCGATGTGTATGCCGATGAAGTGAGTCTGTTTGCAACACCAGCAACCGGTGATCCGCTCACCGATGCAGTGGTACGTCTGACTACAACGCTGGTCAAGCGCTATCCGCGTGCTGCATTTTATGTGCCACTGGCCGTCGGGATGCACGTCGATCATCAGTTGGTCTTTGCCGGTGCTACGAGTGTTTTGCAGGCTGCTGATGTACGCTATGGGTATTACGAAGATTTTCCGTATGCTCGCCAGCCGTTGGCTGTTGAACAGCGGTTAGCAATGATCGGTCGTGAACACTATGCCCCACGCTATGTTCCACTCGATGAGGCGTTGCTTCAGGTGAAGATTACGGCCATTTCGGCTTATTCTAGCCAGTTGAATGTCCTCTTTGGTGGGGCAGCGGCGATGCCGGCTGCCGTGACCGAGTATGCCGCACGGATTGCGTTTCCGGCCATGCGTTATGCCGAACGGCAATGGGTACGAATATGA
- a CDS encoding HEAT repeat domain-containing protein produces the protein MTLSFAERVAQLDTMEKAPTRLDLKLLANLGPESVYIFWEQWQRFSLERRRHIMRLLAELAEEQIQLDYRPIFRACLADQDAEIRVLAIEGLWEDDHEQMMDRLIQMLHDPAGEVRAAALLSLARFAYRAEVGDLSLSAGQRLHDVLVGAATDPEQPFEVRRRAIEALGYFADSSEAQALVDRAYNTDDIYMRESAVLAMGRSMRRQWFPYILRELKSPSPSLRYEAARAVGEIGEDGRELLPALLPLVDDEDTEIALAAIWALGQVGGADARRILQRIARSRDEVRAQVAQDALAELDLDTL, from the coding sequence ATGACTCTGAGTTTTGCCGAGCGTGTTGCCCAACTCGATACGATGGAGAAGGCGCCAACACGCCTTGATCTGAAGTTGCTGGCCAATTTAGGGCCAGAGAGCGTATATATCTTTTGGGAGCAGTGGCAGCGCTTCAGTCTGGAACGCCGACGCCATATTATGCGTTTACTGGCTGAGCTGGCCGAAGAACAGATTCAGCTTGATTACCGGCCAATCTTTCGGGCGTGCCTGGCCGATCAGGATGCTGAAATTCGGGTTCTTGCCATCGAGGGATTATGGGAAGATGACCACGAGCAGATGATGGATCGGCTGATCCAGATGCTCCACGACCCGGCAGGTGAGGTGCGAGCTGCGGCGTTGCTTAGTCTGGCACGGTTTGCGTATCGGGCTGAAGTTGGTGACCTGTCGCTGAGTGCAGGTCAGCGCTTGCATGACGTCTTGGTTGGAGCGGCCACTGATCCTGAGCAGCCTTTTGAGGTGCGACGCCGGGCAATTGAGGCATTAGGCTATTTTGCCGATTCTTCGGAAGCGCAGGCATTGGTTGACCGTGCCTACAACACAGATGACATCTACATGCGCGAGAGTGCGGTGCTGGCAATGGGCCGTTCAATGCGGCGCCAGTGGTTTCCGTATATCTTGCGTGAGCTGAAAAGTCCATCTCCATCGTTGCGTTATGAAGCAGCACGGGCCGTTGGTGAGATCGGTGAAGATGGACGGGAGTTGTTACCTGCGTTGTTACCGCTCGTCGATGATGAAGATACTGAGATTGCTCTGGCTGCGATTTGGGCGTTAGGCCAAGTCGGTGGGGCTGATGCACGACGCATTCTCCAACGGATTGCCCGTTCTCGTGATGAGGTACGCGCTCAGGTTGCCCAGGATGCGCTCGCTGAACTCGACCTTGATACCCTCTGA
- a CDS encoding ROK family protein — MKDLPTLIGERLTQNLWGVLGNQGYILGIDLGSYGLRVALVDLQHHTYQNAAIESVEHEDPETTVNRVIELARGLMAQEGVTVDRLVRVGVGFSGPVDLRHGTVRLAPRRPGWENYPLQERFEQAFDTVTLIDNDANLIALGEAVFGVGKGCQHLFYVHLSSGVGGGAVLNGRLYHGAHSMAGEIGHAVVGHGWDGDGRPETLEELVSIGGLLRRAAAAGLMTNRLEDIFSDHPVARKVVQHTVDLMATRIAQIIALLDPEMVVLGGIVVRIGGDSFVEAIASKVSHFIAPQFARPVPVVASILGPDSVAIGAVAMALDSLSD, encoded by the coding sequence ATGAAAGATCTGCCTACCCTGATAGGTGAACGGTTGACGCAGAACCTGTGGGGCGTTCTTGGCAATCAAGGGTATATTCTTGGTATCGATCTGGGTAGCTACGGTCTGCGGGTTGCATTGGTTGACTTGCAGCACCATACCTATCAAAATGCTGCCATCGAATCGGTCGAACACGAAGACCCTGAAACAACCGTGAATCGTGTTATCGAGCTGGCTCGTGGCTTGATGGCTCAGGAAGGGGTGACTGTTGATCGGCTGGTACGGGTTGGCGTAGGCTTTAGCGGCCCAGTCGATCTCCGGCATGGTACCGTTCGGTTAGCGCCACGCCGACCGGGCTGGGAAAACTATCCGCTCCAGGAACGCTTTGAACAGGCGTTTGATACAGTAACCTTGATCGACAACGATGCCAACCTGATCGCACTTGGTGAAGCCGTATTTGGTGTTGGGAAGGGGTGTCAGCATCTCTTTTACGTTCACCTGAGCAGTGGTGTGGGCGGTGGAGCGGTGTTGAACGGTCGCCTCTACCATGGTGCTCATTCCATGGCAGGCGAAATTGGGCATGCGGTCGTAGGTCATGGCTGGGATGGTGATGGTCGCCCGGAGACGCTTGAGGAATTGGTCTCAATTGGTGGATTACTCCGACGAGCTGCTGCTGCTGGTCTGATGACTAATCGTCTTGAAGATATTTTTAGTGATCATCCGGTGGCGCGTAAGGTTGTCCAGCATACGGTTGATCTGATGGCAACCAGAATTGCGCAGATTATTGCATTACTTGATCCAGAGATGGTCGTCTTAGGAGGCATTGTTGTGCGTATCGGCGGCGATAGTTTCGTCGAAGCAATTGCCTCCAAAGTGAGTCATTTCATTGCCCCCCAGTTTGCTCGACCAGTGCCGGTTGTGGCTTCGATATTGGGGCCAGACAGTGTCGCAATCGGTGCTGTTGCGATGGCACTCGATAGTTTGTCAGATTAG
- a CDS encoding lamin tail domain-containing protein, whose protein sequence is MRLFTISFISLWLLIAALQPIHAQSPPVLINEVMHYPSSGAEWVELYNPGTVPVNLSGWRIDDSVIGGPHTLIGEGVVIAPASLLVIPLTSAILNNNDPDRVILSDPTGQVIDQSLLIVLRPDQTIARQPDGSDTWMVGTPSPGIWNSGNPPATGIPTTPEPVATDGNESTSGALETVTPTSDTLDTATTTPSATATTTPSATATVTPSPTSSPTPTMSAAVDQVVINEIAAAGEEEWIELYNRGPTAVELAEWQLERVSATGSRVVRSLPTVRLAAGEWLLVPLTKGTLPDGGARLTLFWQVTAMSTAVEYPALSAATVYARVRDGAPEWVVREQATAGMTNDVPATATPSATATTTPSATATTTPSATATTTPSATATTTPSATATPTPSPTPSPTMSAAVDQVVINEIAAAGEEEWIELYNRGLTAVELAEWQLERVSATGSRVVRSLPTVRLAAGEWLLVPLTKGTLPDGGARLTLFWQATAMSTAVEYPALSAATVYARVRDGAPEWVVREQTTAGMTNDVPATATPSATATATPSATATATPSATATATPSATATATPTPTPTMSAAVDQVVINEIAAAGEEEWIELYNRGPTAVELAEWQLERVSATGSRVVRSLPTVRLAAGEWLLVPLTKGTLPDGGARLTLFWQATAMSTAVEYPALSAATVYARVRDGAPEWVVREQATAGMTNNIPEPTISSSPLATATATAATMPTATYTSTVTRTPTVTKTPTATRTPTVTKTPTATRTPTVTKTPTATRTTKPTKTPTATRTPTVSPTPKPTAWPTGVVIISALLPAPATGTYEWIELSSQYVQPIDLQGWFFTDGSGQRRLIPEQSLAAGATVRIPITRSFLNNSGDTVTLHDPTGNVIDTFSYSAAATDNIIWRQLTVSSLQTDPGHEINLSLQIPATTDTVLPSPSTSSRPTERHPVSLALRSPLPGYLTGTATALPTVAPPAANVSMCTDCSQPRWSWSRITAAVLGVIAILIFVAEPKPRRSARDHQDVL, encoded by the coding sequence GTGCGTCTCTTTACTATTAGCTTCATCAGCCTGTGGCTGCTCATTGCTGCCCTTCAACCAATTCATGCGCAATCGCCGCCAGTATTGATCAATGAGGTCATGCATTATCCGTCATCAGGGGCAGAGTGGGTTGAGCTGTATAATCCGGGTACCGTGCCGGTTAATTTGAGTGGTTGGCGGATTGATGATTCGGTCATCGGCGGGCCCCATACCCTGATCGGTGAAGGCGTGGTTATTGCTCCGGCTAGTTTGCTGGTTATCCCACTGACCAGTGCTATTCTCAATAATAACGATCCAGATCGAGTTATCTTGAGCGATCCGACCGGTCAGGTGATCGATCAGAGTCTGCTGATCGTTTTGCGACCTGATCAGACCATCGCTCGCCAGCCTGACGGTAGCGATACCTGGATGGTAGGTACGCCTTCGCCGGGAATCTGGAATAGTGGCAATCCACCTGCCACAGGTATTCCGACAACGCCAGAACCGGTCGCTACAGATGGTAATGAGTCAACTTCCGGCGCTCTGGAGACGGTCACGCCGACCTCAGACACGCTGGACACAGCCACGACCACACCGAGCGCAACGGCCACGACCACACCGAGCGCGACGGCCACGGTTACGCCATCGCCAACGTCGTCGCCTACGCCAACAATGTCGGCAGCCGTGGATCAGGTGGTGATCAACGAAATTGCGGCAGCCGGTGAGGAGGAGTGGATCGAGCTGTACAATCGCGGGCCGACGGCGGTCGAGCTGGCGGAGTGGCAGCTTGAGCGGGTGAGTGCGACGGGCAGCCGCGTGGTGCGTTCGTTGCCAACGGTGAGGCTGGCCGCAGGAGAATGGCTGCTGGTACCCCTCACGAAAGGGACGCTGCCCGACGGCGGGGCGCGGCTGACGCTGTTCTGGCAGGTGACGGCGATGAGCACGGCGGTCGAATACCCGGCCCTCAGCGCAGCGACGGTCTATGCCCGTGTGCGCGATGGCGCACCCGAGTGGGTGGTGCGTGAGCAGGCGACGGCTGGGATGACGAATGATGTGCCTGCCACGGCCACACCGAGCGCGACGGCCACGACCACACCGAGCGCGACGGCCACGACCACACCGAGCGCAACGGCCACGACCACACCGAGCGCGACGGCCACGACCACACCGAGCGCGACGGCCACGCCAACGCCATCGCCAACGCCATCGCCAACAATGTCGGCAGCCGTGGATCAGGTGGTGATCAACGAAATTGCGGCAGCCGGTGAAGAGGAGTGGATCGAGCTGTACAATCGCGGGTTGACGGCAGTCGAGCTGGCGGAGTGGCAGCTTGAGCGGGTGAGTGCGACGGGCAGCCGCGTGGTGCGTTCGTTGCCAACGGTGAGGCTGGCCGCAGGAGAATGGCTGCTGGTACCGCTTACGAAAGGGACGCTGCCCGACGGCGGGGCGCGGCTGACGCTGTTCTGGCAGGCGACGGCGATGAGTACGGCGGTCGAATACCCGGCCCTCAGCGCAGCGACGGTCTATGCCCGTGTGCGCGATGGCGCACCCGAGTGGGTGGTGCGTGAGCAGACGACGGCTGGAATGACGAATGATGTGCCTGCCACGGCCACACCGAGCGCAACAGCTACGGCCACACCGAGCGCGACGGCCACGGCCACACCGAGCGCGACGGCTACGGCCACCCCGAGCGCGACGGCCACGGCCACGCCTACGCCAACGCCAACAATGTCGGCAGCCGTGGATCAGGTGGTGATCAACGAAATTGCGGCAGCCGGTGAGGAGGAGTGGATCGAGCTGTACAATCGCGGGCCGACGGCGGTCGAGCTGGCGGAGTGGCAGCTTGAGCGGGTGAGTGCGACGGGCAGCCGCGTGGTGCGTTCGTTGCCAACGGTGAGGCTGGCCGCAGGAGAATGGCTGCTGGTACCGCTTACGAAAGGGACGCTGCCCGACGGCGGGGCGCGGCTGACGCTGTTCTGGCAGGCGACGGCGATGAGCACGGCGGTCGAATACCCGGCCCTCAGCGCAGCGACGGTCTATGCCCGTGTGCGCGATGGCGCACCCGAGTGGGTGGTGCGTGAGCAGGCAACGGCTGGGATGACCAACAACATTCCTGAGCCAACGATCTCATCATCGCCACTTGCGACTGCTACGGCTACGGCAGCGACTATGCCCACTGCGACGTACACCTCAACCGTGACCCGGACACCAACGGTCACGAAGACGCCAACCGCGACCCGGACACCAACGGTCACGAAGACGCCAACCGCGACCCGGACACCAACGGTCACGAAGACGCCAACCGCGACCCGGACAACAAAGCCCACGAAGACGCCAACCGCGACTCGCACGCCGACCGTATCGCCGACTCCTAAGCCAACGGCCTGGCCTACCGGTGTGGTAATCATCAGTGCGCTCTTACCGGCGCCAGCAACCGGAACATATGAGTGGATTGAACTCAGCAGTCAGTACGTACAACCTATCGACCTGCAAGGATGGTTTTTTACCGATGGGAGTGGACAACGTCGCTTGATTCCTGAGCAATCCCTGGCGGCAGGGGCAACGGTGCGTATTCCGATCACGCGCTCCTTTCTGAACAACAGCGGTGATACAGTAACCCTGCACGATCCAACGGGAAACGTGATAGACACATTTTCTTATTCAGCAGCAGCGACTGATAACATTATCTGGCGCCAACTCACGGTTTCTTCTTTGCAAACCGACCCTGGGCACGAGATCAACCTCTCTCTGCAAATACCTGCCACAACTGATACTGTGTTGCCCTCGCCATCAACATCCTCACGGCCTACCGAACGACATCCTGTTTCGCTAGCACTACGTTCGCCATTGCCCGGTTACCTGACAGGAACTGCCACTGCGCTGCCAACCGTTGCACCACCGGCGGCGAACGTAAGCATGTGTACTGACTGTTCCCAACCGCGATGGTCATGGTCGCGGATCACTGCCGCAGTGTTGGGAGTGATTGCCATCCTGATCTTTGTTGCTGAACCAAAACCACGGCGTTCTGCGCGAGACCATCAGGATGTGCTATAA
- the nfi gene encoding deoxyribonuclease V (cleaves DNA at apurinic or apyrimidinic sites), translating into MTKELDEQIAAAIAEQHVLRTRVRLHDDYGELRLVAGVDAGFEAEGTVIRAAVVVLRLPDLIPVDYALVRQPVTFPYVPGLLAFREAPAIVAAIHRLHTFPDLIICDGHGIAHPRRCGIACHIGVLLDLPTIGCAKHRLIGQFTPPLPERGARQPLYDGHEQIGWALRTRATAQPVFVSPGHRVSLAQAPELVMACTTRYRLPETTRFAHRLASEHQLPLIPFSSFQEEEG; encoded by the coding sequence ATGACTAAGGAGCTTGATGAGCAGATTGCGGCAGCAATTGCCGAACAGCATGTGCTACGCACGCGAGTACGGTTACACGATGACTACGGTGAACTCCGCCTTGTAGCCGGTGTTGATGCCGGCTTTGAAGCAGAGGGGACGGTTATTCGGGCTGCTGTTGTGGTCTTGCGTCTACCCGATCTGATCCCGGTTGATTATGCACTGGTACGGCAGCCGGTTACCTTCCCATACGTACCGGGTCTGCTGGCCTTTCGCGAAGCGCCGGCCATCGTTGCGGCAATCCATCGTCTGCATACGTTTCCCGACTTGATCATCTGTGATGGTCATGGGATCGCACACCCACGACGTTGTGGGATTGCCTGTCATATCGGTGTGCTGCTCGATCTGCCAACAATCGGTTGTGCCAAACATCGTCTGATTGGGCAATTTACACCCCCTCTTCCCGAACGAGGCGCCCGCCAGCCGTTGTACGACGGTCATGAACAGATCGGCTGGGCATTACGTACTCGCGCCACTGCTCAGCCAGTCTTTGTCTCTCCCGGTCATCGGGTTAGCCTTGCTCAAGCGCCAGAATTGGTGATGGCCTGTACGACCCGGTATCGTCTTCCTGAAACGACTCGTTTCGCGCATCGGCTGGCGTCAGAACATCAACTCCCGCTTATTCCTTTCTCGTCGTTTCAGGAAGAGGAAGGGTGA
- a CDS encoding sulfite oxidase-like oxidoreductase: MFNPFRRKDQVQSDQSHRVPPGQYVTDKFPVLHYGSVPKYTNVEEQWDLRCWGELAEPIRFSFREFRALPTTTIKTDIHCVTRWSKLDTVWEGVSFREFLRHIPPLKPSARFVIAHSEQGYTANLPLEVLLDDDVLLAYKYDGQELTPEHGYPLRLLVPKKYFWKSAKWLRGIEFLDHDRLGFWERYGYNNNADPWREERYADD, encoded by the coding sequence ATGTTCAACCCGTTTAGGCGAAAAGATCAGGTTCAGTCGGATCAGAGTCATCGCGTCCCGCCGGGTCAATATGTTACCGATAAGTTTCCTGTCTTGCACTATGGTTCTGTACCTAAGTATACCAATGTTGAAGAGCAATGGGATCTGCGCTGCTGGGGTGAATTGGCTGAACCGATCCGCTTCAGTTTTCGAGAGTTTCGCGCATTGCCCACCACGACCATCAAAACCGACATTCACTGTGTCACGCGCTGGAGTAAACTTGATACGGTCTGGGAAGGGGTAAGTTTTCGCGAGTTTCTCCGCCATATTCCGCCGTTGAAGCCTTCGGCTCGTTTTGTGATTGCCCATAGTGAGCAGGGTTATACGGCGAATCTACCACTTGAGGTATTGCTCGATGACGATGTGCTGTTAGCGTATAAGTATGACGGTCAGGAACTGACACCAGAGCACGGTTATCCGTTGCGCTTGCTGGTGCCGAAAAAGTATTTTTGGAAGAGTGCTAAGTGGCTACGGGGTATTGAATTTCTCGATCACGACCGTCTCGGTTTCTGGGAGCGCTACGGCTATAACAATAATGCCGATCCCTGGCGCGAAGAGCGTTACGCCGATGACTAA
- a CDS encoding aromatic ring-hydroxylating dioxygenase subunit alpha, whose protein sequence is MTTFVRASIDRPAYTLPGHYFTSSEVFAREQERIFATQWICVGRSAEVPDAGCYRLIEVANESLILVRDHDGQLYAHYNVCRHRGARLCTEMQGQFHETILCPYHAWTYRLDGTLAAARYMQDSPGFRREDWPLIRAAVAEWDGFIFVSLAEQPTPFTEAFAPLIGKFQAWEMNRLQRGAQIVYEVAANWKLIVANYSECYHCPLIHPELVAVSPWQSGRNDLTSGPFLGGYMELTYESMTLNGQTRRPPLPRLAIEDRKRVYYYSIFPNLLLSLHPDYVMAHRLIPRRPDATTVICEWYFDPETMASPDFDPSDAVEFWDRTNRQDWHVCELSQQGVSSRAYRPGPYAQSEGLLWQFDQEYLRVMGEMAS, encoded by the coding sequence ATGACGACCTTTGTTCGTGCATCGATTGATCGACCAGCTTACACGCTGCCCGGCCACTATTTTACCAGTTCAGAGGTGTTTGCCCGTGAACAAGAGCGCATTTTTGCCACACAGTGGATTTGCGTTGGACGTAGCGCCGAAGTACCAGACGCTGGCTGCTATCGATTAATAGAAGTCGCCAACGAGAGCCTGATCCTGGTTCGCGATCATGATGGTCAGCTCTACGCCCATTATAACGTCTGTCGTCATAGAGGTGCGCGTCTCTGCACAGAAATGCAAGGTCAGTTTCATGAAACTATTCTGTGCCCGTACCATGCCTGGACCTATCGGCTCGACGGAACCCTAGCTGCTGCCCGTTACATGCAAGACTCGCCGGGTTTCCGGCGTGAAGACTGGCCGCTGATCAGAGCGGCAGTAGCCGAATGGGACGGCTTTATCTTCGTATCGCTGGCCGAGCAACCAACACCATTTACAGAAGCCTTTGCGCCGTTGATCGGCAAGTTTCAGGCATGGGAAATGAACCGTTTGCAACGTGGCGCGCAGATCGTCTATGAGGTTGCTGCCAACTGGAAACTGATTGTGGCCAACTATTCAGAATGCTATCACTGCCCACTTATCCACCCTGAGCTGGTGGCTGTCTCACCCTGGCAGAGCGGACGGAATGATCTGACCAGTGGTCCATTTCTCGGCGGTTACATGGAGCTTACTTACGAAAGTATGACCCTGAACGGCCAGACTCGTCGACCGCCACTCCCCAGACTGGCTATTGAAGATCGCAAGCGCGTCTATTACTACTCCATTTTTCCCAATCTCTTGCTCAGTTTACATCCCGACTACGTGATGGCTCATCGGCTGATCCCCCGCCGCCCTGATGCCACAACCGTCATCTGTGAATGGTACTTTGATCCTGAAACGATGGCTTCACCAGACTTTGATCCATCTGATGCGGTAGAGTTTTGGGATCGCACAAACCGGCAGGACTGGCATGTCTGTGAACTATCGCAACAGGGAGTTAGTTCACGCGCCTACCGACCCGGCCCGTATGCACAATCAGAGGGACTACTATGGCAGTTTGATCAGGAATATTTGCGGGTGATGGGTGAAATGGCATCGTGA